The genomic window GTGTACCAGCTCGACGCGTGGCCGGCGTGCTCGCCGTGGGTCCGGCCGGGGCCCGCCACCGGCCCCAGCAGGTTGTCGCGGCCGTTGTCCGGCTCGCCGGACTTCTGGCTCTCGAACCCGTAGCCGCCGGCGAGCTGGAGCTGGTCGCCCAGGTCGGGGCTGACGCGCTCGATGAGGTCGGCCGCCTTGGCCGCGAAGCCGATGAAGACGTCGCGCAGCGGGTGCTCGGCCGCGTGCACGATCGCCTCGGCCACGGCCTCCGGCTGATAGACCGGGTTCGGCGGGGCGGCCTTGTAGCCCATCTTGCTGCGGGCGTTGCTGAAGAACGGCGTGTTGATCGAGCCCGGCAGGATCAACGTCACCTGGATGCCCGCCCGCTCGTGCTCCAGCTCGATCCGCAGGGCGTCGGTGAAGCCCTTCACCGCGTGCTTGGCGGCGGAGTAGATCGACTGCAAGGGGACGCTCCGCTTGCTCACCATCGACCCCACGTTGATGATCGTGCCGCTCCCCTGCTTGCGCATGTGCGGGAGGATCGCCTTGGCCCCGTAGATCTGGCCCATGAGGTCCACCTGGATGACGCGGTCGATCTCCTCGATCGACAGGTCCTCGAAGTGGGCGTAGACGCTCACGCCGGCGTTGTTCACCCAGGTGTCCACGCGGCCGTACTTGGCGACGGCCTCGCGGGCCAGGCGGTCCACCTGGTCCCACTCGGCGACGTCGGTCACCACGACCTGGGCCTTGCCGCCGTTGTGTCGGATCTCCTCCGCCAGGGCCCGGAGCGCCGCGTCGTTCCGCGCCGCCAGCGTCAGCGACGCCCCGCGGCGGGCGAACTCGAGCGCCGTCTGCCGGC from Aquisphaera giovannonii includes these protein-coding regions:
- a CDS encoding SDR family oxidoreductase, translated to MRKPLHEQAVVITGASSGIGRQTALEFARRGASLTLAARNDAALRALAEEIRHNGGKAQVVVTDVAEWDQVDRLAREAVAKYGRVDTWVNNAGVSVYAHFEDLSIEEIDRVIQVDLMGQIYGAKAILPHMRKQGSGTIINVGSMVSKRSVPLQSIYSAAKHAVKGFTDALRIELEHERAGIQVTLILPGSINTPFFSNARSKMGYKAAPPNPVYQPEAVAEAIVHAAEHPLRDVFIGFAAKAADLIERVSPDLGDQLQLAGGYGFESQKSGEPDNGRDNLLGPVAGPGRTHGEHAGHASSWYTRVFELNPGLKYAAAGLAAVGTVGLVAALARRTARPSLPLPSLDGHGNGYGRALASGIDSGLRTIGVKS